From Triticum urartu cultivar G1812 chromosome 2, Tu2.1, whole genome shotgun sequence, a single genomic window includes:
- the LOC125540676 gene encoding acetylserotonin O-methyltransferase 1-like, with protein MTLKLLTEVSPQELLGALAELQNQVLGYVKSMSLRCAVDLGIPDAIHRRNGAATLADIATDAKVHPCKVADLQRVMELLTTSGIFTATATPGDGDTVTVVYGLTTACRFLVGWHSLSPMVPFCVNPLVVSSFFSMPEWLKTEPAAAGAGSLFELAHGCSQWEMVSKDAGFNNVLNDSMAADSQVFLEVIIVDKGRIFRGLRSLIDVGGGNGAGTQVIAKAFPRIKCTVMDLPHVVGQAAGDDNLSFVAGDMFESIPSADAVLLKNILHDWGHDDCVKILQRCKEAIPARNAGGKVIIIDMVRGSANGDKKISEMEAIQNLFTMYITGVERDEIEWKRIFSDAGFSDDYKILPVLGPYSVIEIYP; from the exons ATGACGCTTAAGCTCTTGACCGAAGTGAGCCCGCAAGAGTTGCTCGGAGCTCTTGCCGAGCTCCAAAACCAGGTGCTCGGTTACGTCAAATCCATGTCGCTCCGGTGTGCCGTCGATCTAGGCATCCCTGACGCCATCCATCGCCGCAACGGCGCCGCCACCCTCGCCGACATCGCGACCGATGCCAAGGTACATCCGTGCAAGGTCGCCGACCTCCAGCGCGTGATGGAACTGCTTACCACCTCAGGCATCTtcaccgccaccgccacccccGGGGATGGTGACACCGTCACCGTCGTGTACGGGCTAACCACGGCCTGCCGCTTCCTCGTCGGCTGGCACAGCCTGTCCCCCATGGTGCCCTTCTGCGTCAACCCTCTGGTCGTCTCCTCCTTCTTCAGCATGCCCGAATGGTTGAAGACCGAGCCCGCCGCCGCTGGAGCCGGCTCCCTCTTCGAGCTGGCGCATGGCTGCTCCCAGTGGGAGATGGTGAGCAAGGACGCCGGCTTCAACAACGTCCTCAACGACTCCATGGCCGCGGATAGCCAGGTCTTCCTCGAGGTCATTATTGTCGACAAGGGCCGCATCTTCCGCGGTCTCAGATCGCTCATCGACGTCGGCGGTGGCAATGGCGCCGGCACACAGGTGATCGCCAAGGCGTTCCCACGCATCAAGTGCACCGTCATGGACCTTCCTCATGTTGTCGGGCAGGCCGCTGGTGATGACAACCTGAGTTTCGTCGCGGGTGATATGTTTGAATCCATTCCATCTGCCGATGCTGTCTTACTGAAG AACATTTTGCATGACTGGGGTCACGACGATTGTGTCAAAATACTTCAACGTTGCAAGGAAGCAATCCCTGCTAGAAATGCTGGAGGAAAAGTGATAATTATAGATATGGTAAGAGGATCTGCAAATGGCGACAAGAAAATCAGCGAGATGGAAGCAATACAGAACTTGTTCACGATGTACATCACTGGGGTGGAACGAGATGAAATTGAGTGGAAGAGGATATTTTCTGATGCTGGATTCAGTGATGATTACAAAATTCTGCCAGTATTGGGTCCCTACTCAGTAATTGAGATCTACCCATGA